A portion of the Pectobacterium brasiliense genome contains these proteins:
- a CDS encoding TonB family protein, whose translation MSRENLQGALLGANRTGRSVLLGSRPLAHSYPTSALTADVPNWRSLAFFVLSCVAHALLAVFFLLHYSPKENIEDMAGNAGGSMQVTMMAAAMSQAADTSPPVADPPVAQPTPVVMPILTPLPEHPNPVIKQPVIERKPVAEKKPPVREKKQPEKKPEEKPKEQLQARTQRTQQTEKKSESPVATAQTGDAPSPMPSSVGMPGSAATAKAGESDSGQAARGAGKSNSQNFKALHRRVNYPARAKALGVEGKVRVKFDITGSGTVTNVQILSETPDGVFGDDVMKDMARWRYRTEAPVENQVVSIVFKLNGHIQVDD comes from the coding sequence GTGAGTCGTGAAAATCTTCAGGGGGCTTTGCTGGGGGCGAACCGCACTGGCCGCAGCGTATTGCTGGGCTCTCGTCCTCTTGCTCATTCCTATCCAACCTCAGCGCTGACCGCCGATGTGCCTAACTGGCGTTCGCTGGCCTTTTTTGTGTTGTCCTGTGTGGCGCATGCGTTACTGGCAGTTTTCTTTCTATTGCACTATTCCCCAAAAGAAAACATTGAAGATATGGCAGGAAACGCGGGCGGCAGCATGCAGGTGACCATGATGGCTGCTGCGATGTCACAGGCTGCCGACACGTCGCCACCCGTAGCCGATCCTCCTGTTGCTCAACCGACTCCCGTCGTGATGCCGATTTTAACGCCGTTACCAGAACACCCTAATCCCGTAATTAAACAGCCTGTCATTGAGCGCAAACCCGTTGCGGAAAAAAAGCCGCCCGTGCGTGAGAAAAAACAGCCTGAAAAGAAACCGGAAGAGAAGCCGAAAGAACAGCTGCAGGCCAGAACGCAGCGGACACAACAGACCGAGAAGAAGAGTGAGTCTCCCGTAGCGACAGCGCAAACCGGTGATGCTCCTTCTCCGATGCCATCTTCGGTTGGGATGCCGGGGAGTGCAGCAACCGCTAAGGCTGGAGAAAGCGATAGCGGTCAGGCGGCTCGTGGGGCTGGGAAAAGCAATAGTCAAAATTTCAAAGCGCTACATCGCCGCGTGAATTATCCCGCTCGGGCAAAAGCGCTGGGCGTGGAAGGAAAAGTGCGCGTCAAATTCGATATTACCGGCAGCGGTACGGTCACTAACGTACAGATTCTGTCTGAAACGCCAGACGGCGTATTTGGCGATGACGTGATGAAAGACATGGCGCGCTGGCGCTATCGCACGGAGGCACCGGTGGAGAATCAGGTGGTTTCCATCGTGTTTAAACTGAATGGTCATATTCAGGTTGATGATTAG
- a CDS encoding GNAT family acetyltransferase, which yields MEIRIFRQDDFEAVITLWERCDLLRPWNDPEMDIERKLNHDPDLFLVAEVNGEIVGSVMGGYDGHRGSAYYLGVHPDFRGRGIANALISRLEKKLIARGCPKIHLMVREDNDAVIGMYEKLDYEIVDCITLGKRLIEDREY from the coding sequence ATGGAAATCCGCATATTCAGGCAGGATGACTTTGAAGCCGTGATCACCCTCTGGGAACGCTGTGATTTGCTGCGCCCGTGGAACGATCCTGAAATGGACATCGAACGTAAGCTCAATCACGATCCCGATCTGTTTCTGGTCGCAGAGGTGAACGGCGAAATCGTGGGATCGGTGATGGGCGGTTACGACGGCCACCGTGGGTCGGCATACTATCTGGGCGTACATCCTGATTTTCGCGGGCGCGGCATTGCGAATGCGTTGATTAGCCGTCTGGAGAAAAAACTCATTGCCCGCGGCTGTCCAAAGATTCACCTGATGGTGCGCGAAGACAACGATGCTGTCATCGGCATGTACGAAAAACTCGACTATGAGATCGTTGACTGCATCACGCTGGGAAAACGCCTGATTGAAGATCGGGAATATTGA
- the hemF gene encoding oxygen-dependent coproporphyrinogen oxidase, whose amino-acid sequence MSDVNAVKHFLLSLQEDICQQLAAIDGEADFAKDEWQRAEGGGGCSRVLSGGRIFERAGVNFSHIIGKSLPPSASTHRPDLAGRSFQAMGVSLVIHPLSPYIPTSHANVRLFIAEKPGEEPVWWFGGGFDLTPYYGFKEDAVHWHQTAHDLCQPFGDDVYPRYKKWCDDYFFLKHRNEARGVGGLFFDDLNEPDFATSFAFIRAVGKGFLDGYLPIVERCKDLSWGEREREFQLYRRGRYVEFNLIWDRGTLFGLQSGGRTESILMSMPPLARWEYQHQTEPGSPEALLYQDFLPARDWLAESHTHNKEA is encoded by the coding sequence ATGTCTGACGTCAATGCGGTAAAACATTTTTTGCTTAGCTTACAGGAAGATATCTGCCAGCAGCTTGCAGCGATCGATGGCGAAGCCGATTTCGCCAAAGATGAGTGGCAGCGTGCCGAAGGCGGCGGCGGGTGCAGTCGCGTGCTGTCCGGCGGACGCATCTTTGAACGCGCAGGCGTAAATTTTTCTCATATCATCGGTAAGTCGTTGCCGCCTTCAGCCAGCACCCATCGTCCGGATCTGGCAGGCCGCAGCTTTCAGGCGATGGGCGTGTCGCTGGTAATTCATCCGCTGAGCCCTTATATCCCCACCAGCCACGCCAATGTGCGCTTGTTCATCGCAGAAAAACCGGGAGAAGAGCCGGTTTGGTGGTTTGGCGGCGGGTTCGATCTTACGCCCTATTATGGTTTCAAAGAGGACGCGGTGCACTGGCATCAAACCGCTCACGACCTGTGCCAGCCGTTCGGTGACGATGTGTACCCGCGCTATAAAAAGTGGTGCGACGATTACTTCTTCCTGAAGCACCGTAACGAAGCGCGCGGTGTCGGCGGACTCTTTTTCGACGATCTCAACGAGCCCGATTTTGCTACCAGCTTTGCCTTCATTCGCGCCGTTGGTAAAGGGTTCCTTGATGGCTATCTGCCCATTGTTGAACGGTGTAAAGATCTGTCTTGGGGAGAACGCGAGCGTGAATTCCAGCTCTATCGTCGCGGCCGCTATGTGGAATTTAACCTGATTTGGGATCGCGGTACGCTGTTTGGTCTGCAAAGCGGTGGACGAACCGAATCAATTTTGATGTCCATGCCACCGCTGGCACGCTGGGAATACCAGCATCAGACTGAACCGGGTAGCCCGGAAGCCCTGCTGTATCAAGATTTTTTACCGGCCAGAGACTGGCTGGCAGAAAGTCACACGCACAACAAGGAAGCATAA
- a CDS encoding YaiI/YqxD family protein: protein MQIWVDADACPNVIKEVLFRAADRTQTQVTLVANQTIKVPPSRFIRTLRVSAGFDVADNEIVQRVEAGDLVITADIPLASEVIEKGGIALNPRGERYTPDTIRERLNMRDFMDTMRASGIQTGGPSALNQRDRQQFANELDKWLQQAKKP, encoded by the coding sequence ATGCAGATTTGGGTCGATGCCGACGCCTGTCCTAACGTCATCAAAGAAGTGCTATTTCGCGCGGCGGATCGCACACAAACACAGGTCACGCTGGTTGCCAACCAGACTATAAAAGTACCGCCGTCGCGCTTTATTCGCACGCTGCGTGTCTCAGCAGGATTTGACGTCGCCGACAATGAGATCGTGCAACGCGTTGAAGCCGGCGATCTGGTGATCACTGCGGATATTCCGCTGGCATCGGAAGTGATAGAAAAAGGCGGCATCGCGTTAAATCCGCGCGGAGAGCGCTATACGCCGGATACCATTCGGGAACGGCTGAACATGCGGGACTTTATGGATACCATGCGAGCCAGCGGGATACAAACCGGTGGCCCCAGCGCATTAAACCAGCGGGACCGTCAGCAGTTTGCTAATGAGCTGGACAAGTGGTTGCAGCAGGCGAAAAAGCCATAA
- the mtr gene encoding tryptophan permease, giving the protein MATRAVNENTVEKNGTGKRLPSLFGGSMIIAGTIIGAGMFSLPVVMSGAWFFWSFAVLVFTWFCMYHSGLMILEANLNYPTGSSFDTLTKDLLGKRWNVINGISIAFVLYILTYAYISASGSIIHHTLAEMSVDFSARIGGFLFALFVALTVWWSTAAVSRMTAFFLAAKVLTFFMTFGSLLWNVKPTVLLNVAEPAPSYLPYVLMTLPFCLASFGFHGNVPSLVKHYGREPQIIKRCLFIGSLLALVMYTIWLIGTMGNIARPDFIGIAERGGNIDVLVQALGGVLNSPYLDVLLTVFSNFAVACSFLGVTLGLFDYLADLLKFDDSRMGRAKTALVTFLPPVIGGLLYPNGFIYAIGFAGLAATVWAVITPALLARASRARFGSPMFRVRGGNAMIALVLLFGIGTALIHILSSLDLLPVYR; this is encoded by the coding sequence ATGGCAACACGCGCAGTGAACGAGAACACAGTAGAAAAAAACGGTACAGGAAAGCGTCTTCCTTCGCTGTTTGGCGGGTCGATGATTATTGCAGGAACGATTATTGGCGCCGGGATGTTTTCCCTGCCGGTGGTGATGTCGGGGGCCTGGTTTTTCTGGTCATTTGCCGTGCTGGTATTTACCTGGTTTTGCATGTATCACTCGGGATTGATGATACTGGAGGCGAACCTTAATTATCCGACCGGCTCCAGCTTCGATACGCTGACTAAAGATTTGCTGGGCAAGCGTTGGAATGTCATTAACGGCATATCGATCGCCTTTGTCCTCTATATCCTGACTTACGCCTACATTTCGGCGAGTGGTTCAATCATCCATCACACGCTTGCTGAGATGTCGGTTGATTTCTCTGCACGCATTGGCGGCTTCCTGTTTGCGCTGTTTGTCGCGTTGACCGTATGGTGGAGCACCGCGGCAGTGAGCCGCATGACTGCTTTTTTTCTGGCGGCGAAAGTACTGACCTTTTTCATGACGTTCGGCAGCCTGCTGTGGAATGTGAAGCCAACGGTATTGTTGAATGTGGCGGAACCGGCACCCAGCTATCTGCCTTATGTGCTGATGACGTTGCCATTCTGCCTGGCATCTTTCGGTTTTCATGGCAATGTCCCCAGCCTGGTGAAGCACTATGGCCGTGAACCGCAGATCATCAAGCGCTGCCTGTTTATTGGCAGTTTGCTGGCGCTGGTGATGTATACCATCTGGCTGATTGGCACGATGGGAAACATTGCCCGTCCTGACTTTATCGGGATTGCCGAGCGGGGCGGTAATATCGATGTATTGGTGCAGGCGTTGGGTGGGGTGTTGAACAGCCCTTATCTGGACGTGCTGCTCACTGTCTTTTCCAACTTTGCCGTCGCCTGCTCGTTTCTCGGCGTGACGCTGGGGCTGTTTGATTATCTGGCAGATTTGCTGAAGTTTGACGATAGCCGAATGGGGAGAGCCAAAACAGCGCTGGTGACCTTTCTGCCGCCAGTCATCGGTGGCCTGCTATATCCGAACGGCTTTATTTATGCGATTGGCTTCGCGGGGCTTGCCGCTACGGTGTGGGCGGTGATTACGCCTGCGTTGCTGGCTCGTGCATCGCGAGCCCGCTTCGGTAGCCCGATGTTTCGCGTGCGCGGTGGTAATGCGATGATTGCGCTGGTACTGCTATTTGGTATCGGCACCGCGCTGATACACATTCTTTCCAGCCTCGATCTGCTGCCAGTGTATCGCTAA
- the maeB gene encoding NADP-dependent oxaloacetate-decarboxylating malate dehydrogenase: MDEQLKQSALDFHQYPIPGKIQVSPTKPLATQRDLALAYSPGVAAPCLEIAADPLAAYKYTARGNLVAVISNGTAVLGLGNIGALAGKPVMEGKGVLFKKFSGIDVFDIEVDELDPDKLIDVIAALEPTFGGINLEDIKAPECFYIEKKLRERMKIPVFHDDQHGTAIICTAAVLNGLRVVEKNISDVRLVVSGAGAASIACLNLLVALGLQKHNIVVCDSRGVIFHGRDENMEETKAAYAVEDNGARKLADVIPDADIFLGCSGPGVLTPEMVKTMAPRPLIMALANPEPEILPPLAKEVRPDAIICTGRSDYPNQVNNVLCFPFIFRGALDVGATTINEEMKLACVHAIADLALAEQSEVVASAYGDQELSFGPEYLIPKPFDPRLIIKIAPAVAKAAMDSGVATRPIEDFDAYIEKLTQFVYKTNLFMKPIFAQARQQPKRVVFAEGEDARVLHATQELVTLGLAFPILIGRPSVIEMRLQKLGLQLTIGKDFEVVNNESDPRFKEYWSEYFQLMKRRGVSQEKAQRAVIGNPTLIGAIMVHRGEADALICGTIGTYEEHFDVVEKVFGYREGVHAAGAMNALMLPSGNTFIADTYVNADPTPEQLAEITLMAAESVRRFGIEPKVALLSHSSFGTSDSPTAQKMRATLALVNKLAPELEIDGEMHGDAALVEAIRREQMPDSPLKGSANILIMPNMESARISYNLLRVSSSEGVTVGPVLMGISKPAHILTPIASVRRIVNMVALAVVEAQTQPL, translated from the coding sequence ATGGATGAACAGCTAAAGCAAAGCGCCCTTGATTTCCACCAGTATCCGATCCCCGGCAAAATTCAGGTTTCCCCGACTAAACCGCTGGCGACGCAGCGCGATCTGGCGCTGGCGTATTCTCCCGGTGTTGCGGCTCCCTGTCTGGAAATTGCGGCAGATCCGCTGGCTGCCTACAAATACACCGCGCGCGGCAATCTGGTCGCCGTGATCTCTAACGGAACGGCCGTTCTCGGCCTCGGCAATATCGGCGCACTGGCCGGTAAGCCGGTGATGGAAGGTAAAGGCGTTCTGTTCAAAAAATTCTCCGGCATTGATGTTTTCGATATCGAAGTCGATGAACTGGATCCAGACAAGCTGATCGATGTGATCGCCGCGCTGGAGCCGACGTTCGGCGGTATCAATCTGGAAGACATCAAGGCACCGGAGTGCTTCTACATCGAGAAGAAGCTGCGTGAGCGCATGAAGATTCCCGTCTTCCATGACGATCAGCACGGCACAGCGATCATCTGTACTGCTGCGGTTCTGAACGGCCTGCGCGTCGTAGAGAAGAATATTTCCGATGTGCGTCTGGTGGTGTCCGGTGCGGGCGCGGCGTCTATCGCCTGTCTGAACCTGCTGGTGGCGCTGGGTCTCCAGAAGCACAACATCGTGGTGTGTGATTCGCGCGGCGTGATTTTCCACGGTCGTGACGAAAATATGGAAGAAACTAAAGCGGCCTATGCGGTGGAGGATAACGGCGCGCGCAAACTGGCTGACGTGATCCCGGATGCCGACATCTTCCTCGGTTGCTCCGGTCCTGGTGTGCTGACGCCGGAAATGGTGAAAACCATGGCACCGCGTCCGTTGATCATGGCGTTGGCAAACCCGGAGCCAGAAATTCTGCCGCCGCTGGCGAAGGAAGTGCGCCCGGATGCGATTATCTGTACCGGCCGTTCCGACTACCCGAATCAGGTGAACAACGTGCTGTGCTTCCCGTTCATCTTCCGTGGCGCGCTGGATGTGGGCGCGACCACGATTAACGAAGAGATGAAGCTGGCTTGCGTGCACGCGATTGCCGATCTGGCGCTGGCAGAGCAGAGTGAAGTGGTGGCATCTGCTTACGGCGATCAGGAGCTGTCATTCGGCCCGGAGTATCTGATTCCGAAACCGTTCGATCCGCGCCTGATCATCAAGATCGCACCGGCGGTGGCGAAGGCAGCGATGGATTCCGGCGTGGCGACGCGTCCGATCGAGGATTTCGATGCCTACATCGAAAAACTGACCCAGTTCGTCTACAAAACTAACCTGTTTATGAAGCCGATCTTCGCGCAGGCGCGTCAGCAGCCGAAACGCGTGGTATTCGCGGAAGGCGAAGATGCGCGCGTGCTGCACGCCACACAGGAGCTGGTGACGCTGGGTCTGGCGTTCCCGATTCTGATTGGTCGTCCGAGCGTCATCGAAATGCGTTTGCAAAAACTGGGACTACAGCTGACCATCGGTAAAGATTTCGAAGTGGTCAATAACGAATCGGATCCGCGCTTCAAAGAATACTGGAGCGAGTATTTCCAACTGATGAAGCGTCGTGGCGTATCGCAGGAAAAAGCGCAGCGTGCGGTGATCGGCAACCCAACGCTGATCGGGGCTATCATGGTTCACCGTGGCGAAGCGGATGCGCTGATTTGCGGCACGATTGGCACCTATGAAGAGCACTTCGATGTGGTTGAGAAAGTGTTCGGCTACCGCGAAGGCGTACATGCGGCGGGTGCGATGAACGCGCTGATGCTGCCGAGCGGCAATACCTTTATCGCTGATACCTACGTCAATGCGGATCCAACGCCGGAACAACTGGCAGAAATCACGCTGATGGCGGCAGAAAGCGTACGCCGTTTCGGTATCGAACCGAAAGTCGCGCTGCTGTCGCATTCCAGCTTCGGCACGTCGGATTCTCCGACGGCGCAGAAGATGCGTGCAACGCTGGCGCTGGTCAACAAGCTGGCACCGGAACTGGAGATCGATGGCGAGATGCACGGCGACGCCGCGCTAGTCGAAGCCATCCGCCGCGAGCAAATGCCGGACAGCCCGCTGAAAGGCTCGGCTAACATCCTGATTATGCCAAATATGGAGTCTGCGCGTATCAGCTATAACCTGCTGCGCGTGTCGTCTTCAGAAGGCGTGACGGTAGGGCCGGTACTGATGGGGATCTCGAAACCAGCACACATCCTGACGCCGATTGCTTCGGTACGCCGGATTGTGAACATGGTGGCGCTGGCGGTGGTGGAAGCACAAACTCAGCCGCTGTAA
- a CDS encoding sugar-binding transcriptional regulator, producing the protein MEKQSGSQESELLTEIAVAYYQDEITQEEIAKKFGISRIKVGRLLKRAKEEGIVEITVRYHPVFSTRLEQQMLERFSIKRALIALDHQDEEEQRRQVAALVSNYLALSLKDDTVVAVGQGRNVAAVADHVSNVTERNCRFICGIGGTHRPGDAINADHISRRLAKKFGGSSETLYSPAYVENRALKEAFMQNGTIKETLDRARKADIALVGIGDMNENSYMVKLGWFTPHEIIDASLNQGVIGDIAGYDFFNAQGQHVDTVMNERVIGVSIEELHKIPCVIAIASENTKALAILGALRTGAIDIIATSAGNIRTILNMTQ; encoded by the coding sequence ATGGAAAAACAATCAGGATCTCAGGAAAGCGAACTTCTGACTGAAATCGCCGTTGCTTATTATCAGGACGAAATTACTCAGGAAGAGATCGCCAAGAAATTCGGTATTTCGCGTATCAAAGTCGGGCGTTTGCTGAAACGAGCGAAAGAAGAAGGTATTGTTGAAATTACCGTGCGCTATCATCCGGTCTTCAGCACGCGTCTTGAACAGCAGATGCTGGAGCGCTTTTCGATCAAGCGTGCGCTGATTGCACTCGATCATCAGGATGAAGAGGAGCAGCGTCGGCAGGTTGCGGCACTGGTTTCCAACTATCTGGCGCTGTCGTTGAAAGACGATACCGTGGTCGCCGTTGGGCAGGGGCGTAATGTGGCGGCGGTCGCCGACCATGTGAGCAATGTGACGGAACGTAACTGCCGCTTTATCTGCGGTATCGGCGGAACACACCGTCCCGGTGATGCGATTAACGCCGACCATATCAGTCGCCGTCTAGCAAAGAAATTCGGTGGCAGCAGCGAAACGCTGTATTCACCCGCTTATGTCGAAAACCGGGCGCTCAAAGAAGCCTTCATGCAGAACGGCACCATTAAGGAAACGCTGGATCGAGCGCGCAAGGCCGATATCGCGCTGGTGGGCATTGGGGATATGAATGAGAACAGCTACATGGTTAAACTCGGCTGGTTCACCCCGCATGAAATTATTGATGCCAGCCTCAATCAGGGCGTGATTGGGGATATCGCCGGATATGACTTCTTTAACGCGCAGGGTCAGCATGTGGATACGGTGATGAACGAACGGGTGATTGGCGTGAGTATTGAAGAGCTACACAAAATCCCCTGTGTGATTGCGATTGCTTCTGAAAATACCAAAGCCTTAGCGATTCTCGGCGCGCTGCGCACCGGAGCCATCGATATTATCGCCACCAGTGCAGGCAACATTCGTACTATTCTGAATATGACGCAGTAA
- a CDS encoding phosphogluconate dehydrogenase C-terminal domain-containing protein, with translation MAAELKTITVLGAGGKMGMRISANFQKSDYQVFYCENSPRAQEQVVAAGRELSVAEQVIPESDVVILAVPDIALKVVSELVVPQMKSNAVLLTLDPAAAYANLIAKRDDIDYAVAHPCHPSVFLDRFTPEEHADAFGGVAAPQHVAASYEAGSDEQKATLARVVKVMYGPVIDVHWVTVKQLAYLEPTLVETVACMVGTLMKEALDETINTIGVPEAAAKAMLYGHIQIALAVAFRSTNPFSDACMIAIEYGKENIIKPDWKKIFDEKELDLVIAKMLKIDAIQR, from the coding sequence ATGGCTGCTGAATTAAAAACCATTACTGTACTGGGCGCTGGCGGCAAAATGGGCATGCGTATCTCTGCCAATTTCCAGAAAAGTGACTATCAGGTGTTTTACTGCGAGAACTCGCCGCGTGCGCAGGAGCAAGTGGTTGCCGCAGGCAGAGAATTGTCTGTTGCTGAGCAGGTGATTCCTGAAAGCGATGTGGTGATTCTGGCTGTTCCTGATATTGCCTTGAAAGTGGTCTCTGAACTTGTTGTCCCGCAGATGAAAAGCAACGCGGTGTTGCTGACACTGGACCCGGCGGCGGCCTATGCCAATCTTATCGCCAAGCGTGATGATATCGATTATGCCGTCGCCCATCCGTGTCATCCTTCCGTGTTTCTGGATCGCTTCACGCCGGAAGAACATGCCGATGCATTTGGCGGTGTGGCCGCGCCACAGCACGTTGCCGCCTCTTATGAGGCGGGCAGTGACGAGCAGAAGGCCACCTTAGCTCGCGTGGTTAAAGTGATGTATGGCCCGGTGATTGACGTGCACTGGGTGACGGTAAAACAGCTGGCCTATCTGGAACCTACGCTGGTTGAAACCGTCGCCTGTATGGTTGGCACGTTGATGAAAGAAGCGCTGGATGAAACCATCAACACGATTGGCGTACCGGAGGCCGCGGCGAAAGCTATGCTTTATGGACACATTCAGATCGCGCTGGCGGTGGCTTTCCGCAGTACGAATCCGTTCTCGGATGCGTGTATGATCGCGATTGAATACGGTAAAGAGAATATCATCAAGCCAGATTGGAAGAAGATTTTCGACGAGAAAGAGCTCGATCTGGTGATTGCCAAAATGCTGAAGATTGATGCCATTCAGCGGTAA
- a CDS encoding sugar phosphate isomerase/epimerase family protein, whose amino-acid sequence MAIGLSTYAFFWRASSRVPNPLGLEAMLEQTAESGAGVFQICDYAAVEALSSAELEKLRQRAVDLGIQLELGTRGLATDHLTRYLTMARALDVRFIRTMFNTATHKPTQDEALALLRRVLPEFEQHNIQLGLETYEQVRTRDVLAVVDAIDSPALGICLDPGNCVAALEYPREVIELTASRVVNLHIKDFAFARQEGWVGFTYSGCLLGTGLLDYGALHQIVRPNERNINQIVEHWLPWQANAEETCRLEDAWTRHSLNYLYTRNPDANRSSHIL is encoded by the coding sequence ATGGCAATTGGATTAAGTACCTATGCGTTCTTCTGGCGAGCCTCTTCCCGCGTGCCGAATCCGCTGGGGTTGGAAGCCATGCTGGAACAAACCGCAGAGTCTGGTGCGGGCGTTTTCCAGATTTGTGATTACGCGGCGGTGGAAGCACTCTCGTCTGCCGAGTTGGAAAAATTACGGCAGCGCGCGGTCGATCTCGGTATTCAACTGGAATTGGGAACACGAGGGCTCGCCACGGATCACCTGACACGCTATCTCACGATGGCTCGCGCGCTGGATGTCCGTTTTATCCGCACCATGTTCAACACAGCAACACATAAGCCAACACAAGACGAGGCGCTTGCTTTGCTGCGCCGCGTGCTGCCTGAGTTTGAGCAGCACAATATACAACTGGGATTGGAAACTTATGAGCAGGTAAGAACGCGCGACGTGCTGGCGGTTGTTGACGCGATCGACAGTCCGGCTCTGGGAATTTGTCTCGATCCTGGCAACTGTGTTGCCGCGCTGGAGTACCCGCGTGAGGTGATTGAACTAACGGCCTCGCGGGTAGTTAACCTGCACATCAAAGATTTTGCGTTTGCCCGTCAGGAAGGTTGGGTGGGCTTTACCTATTCCGGCTGTCTGCTGGGAACTGGCCTGCTGGATTACGGCGCGCTTCATCAGATCGTACGTCCGAACGAGCGAAACATTAATCAGATCGTCGAGCATTGGCTGCCGTGGCAGGCCAACGCGGAAGAAACGTGCCGTCTGGAAGATGCCTGGACGCGCCATAGCCTGAATTATCTCTACACGCGCAATCCCGATGCGAACCGTTCATCACACATTCTTTGA
- the lerI gene encoding L-erythrulose-1-phosphate isomerase gives MSSRKLTLGVSLKMYFGYQQTLDWCQKIHEIAEQHPLASLPSVRLFVLPAFPTLAPVVQRFAQSPVHVGAQDLHWADNGAFTGEVSGTMLHEMGCRYVEIGHAERRRYFGETDEHFALKTAAAWRNGLTPVLCVGEETRGSTQQAIDTCQAQLDAALNLAQKQELTGDLVLAYEPQWAIGSTEPAPTAYISEVCQALKQHFPTQAGVREGRIIYGGSAGPGLLSQLGDAADGLFLGRFAHDPSAFNAIMDEAFTLCSQA, from the coding sequence ATGAGTTCGCGCAAATTAACGCTGGGCGTCAGCCTGAAAATGTATTTCGGCTATCAGCAGACACTCGACTGGTGCCAGAAAATCCATGAGATAGCCGAACAGCATCCGCTGGCATCACTGCCCTCAGTCCGGCTGTTTGTGCTGCCCGCCTTCCCGACGTTAGCGCCCGTAGTGCAGCGCTTTGCCCAGTCACCCGTTCATGTTGGTGCACAAGATCTGCACTGGGCGGATAACGGAGCCTTCACCGGAGAAGTGAGCGGCACCATGCTGCATGAAATGGGGTGTCGCTATGTCGAAATCGGACATGCCGAGCGTCGTCGCTATTTTGGCGAAACGGATGAGCATTTCGCGCTGAAAACGGCGGCGGCCTGGCGTAATGGGTTAACGCCTGTGCTGTGCGTGGGCGAGGAGACACGTGGCTCGACGCAACAAGCCATCGACACCTGTCAGGCTCAATTAGACGCTGCACTGAATCTGGCCCAGAAGCAAGAGCTGACGGGCGATCTGGTACTGGCCTATGAACCGCAGTGGGCGATTGGTAGTACGGAGCCTGCCCCGACAGCGTACATCAGCGAGGTCTGTCAGGCATTAAAACAGCATTTTCCAACACAGGCTGGCGTGCGTGAGGGACGAATTATTTATGGCGGCAGCGCCGGACCGGGATTGCTGAGTCAGCTTGGTGACGCCGCTGATGGCCTGTTTTTGGGGCGCTTTGCCCATGACCCGTCTGCGTTTAACGCCATTATGGATGAAGCCTTCACGCTCTGTTCGCAGGCGTAA